A window from Shewanella livingstonensis encodes these proteins:
- the rfbA gene encoding glucose-1-phosphate thymidylyltransferase RfbA produces MKGIILAGGSGTRLYPITKGVSKQLLPVYDKPMIYYPISVLMLAGIREILIITTPEDKSSFERLLGDGSDFGIMLEYAIQNKPDGLAQAFIIGEEFIGDSSVCLALGDNIFWGQGFSPILKKASSRISGATVFGYQVKDPERFGVVAFDQNQKVISIEEKPDKPKSNFAVTGLYFYDNRVIDIARNVQPSERGELEITSINQAYLQLEDLNVELLGRGFAWLDTGTYDSLLEAATFVETIEKRQGYKIACLEEIAFNHGWLDKLDIARLAKPLLKNNYGQYLLELIKE; encoded by the coding sequence ATGAAAGGCATTATTTTAGCGGGCGGTTCAGGGACTCGTCTTTATCCTATTACGAAGGGCGTGTCTAAACAGTTATTGCCTGTCTATGACAAACCAATGATTTATTATCCTATTTCAGTATTAATGCTAGCTGGTATTCGTGAAATATTAATTATTACAACGCCTGAAGATAAATCATCTTTTGAACGCTTGTTAGGTGATGGTTCTGATTTCGGGATTATGCTTGAGTATGCCATACAAAATAAACCAGATGGTCTAGCGCAAGCATTTATCATTGGTGAAGAATTTATTGGTGACAGTAGTGTATGTCTTGCCTTAGGTGACAATATTTTCTGGGGTCAAGGTTTTTCTCCAATACTCAAGAAAGCTTCTTCTAGAATATCAGGAGCAACTGTTTTTGGTTACCAAGTAAAAGATCCCGAACGTTTTGGTGTGGTAGCGTTTGATCAAAATCAAAAAGTGATTAGTATTGAAGAGAAACCTGATAAACCAAAATCTAATTTTGCAGTTACTGGTCTTTACTTTTACGATAATCGCGTTATAGATATTGCTAGAAATGTTCAGCCATCAGAGCGAGGTGAGTTAGAGATCACATCTATCAATCAAGCTTACCTACAACTTGAGGATTTAAATGTTGAGTTATTAGGACGTGGTTTTGCTTGGTTGGATACTGGTACTTACGACAGTTTACTCGAAGCTGCTACCTTTGTTGAAACAATAGAGAAGCGTCAAGGATATAAAATAGCTTGTCTAGAGGAAATAGCTTTTAATCATGGTTGGTTGGATAAATTAGACATAGCGAGATTAGCAAAACCATTATTAAAAAATAATTACGGTCAATATTTGCTCGAATTAATTAAAGAATAA
- the rfbB gene encoding dTDP-glucose 4,6-dehydratase has protein sequence MKILVTGGAGFIGSAVVRHIINNTQDSIINVDKLTYAGNLESLVSVESSERYVFEQVDICDRAELDRVFKQHQPDAVMHLAAESHVDRSITGPSDFIQTNIVGTYTLLEATREYWNTLSTDAKKAFRFHHISTDEVYGDLPHPDDLYGLSSNETLPLFTENTSYSPSSPYSASKASSDHLVRAWLRTYGLPTIVTNCSNNYGPYHFPEKLIPLVILNALEGKPLPIYGKGDQIRDWLYVEDHARALYKVVTSGKIGETYNIGGHNEKQNLEVVQTICSILDTLVPKDTPYADQITYVTDRPGHDRRYAIDANKMSKELNWQPQETFETGLRKTIEWYLTNQTWCQHVQNGTYKRDRLGI, from the coding sequence ATGAAAATTTTAGTCACAGGTGGAGCTGGTTTTATCGGCTCTGCAGTAGTGCGTCATATCATTAATAACACCCAAGATAGCATCATTAATGTCGATAAATTAACCTATGCTGGTAACCTTGAATCATTAGTGAGTGTTGAGTCAAGTGAACGTTATGTTTTCGAGCAAGTCGACATTTGCGATCGCGCTGAGTTAGATAGAGTCTTCAAACAACACCAGCCAGATGCTGTGATGCATTTAGCTGCAGAGTCTCACGTGGACCGTTCTATCACTGGACCATCAGATTTTATTCAAACCAATATCGTAGGCACCTATACGCTACTTGAAGCGACTCGCGAATATTGGAACACTTTATCAACCGATGCCAAGAAAGCATTTCGTTTTCATCATATCTCAACAGATGAAGTCTATGGTGATTTACCTCACCCAGATGATCTATATGGCCTGAGCTCTAATGAAACGCTGCCATTATTTACTGAAAACACATCTTATTCACCAAGCAGCCCTTATTCTGCATCGAAAGCATCAAGTGACCACCTAGTCAGAGCTTGGTTACGGACATACGGTTTACCAACCATTGTGACTAACTGCTCTAACAACTATGGTCCGTATCATTTTCCAGAGAAGTTAATCCCTTTAGTGATCCTCAATGCGTTAGAAGGGAAGCCACTTCCAATCTACGGCAAAGGTGATCAAATACGTGATTGGCTCTATGTAGAAGACCATGCTCGTGCACTCTATAAAGTAGTGACGTCCGGTAAAATAGGCGAGACTTACAATATTGGTGGTCATAATGAAAAGCAGAACCTGGAAGTGGTACAGACCATCTGTAGTATTTTAGATACTCTAGTGCCAAAAGATACTCCTTATGCAGATCAAATAACTTACGTAACAGACAGACCCGGGCACGACCGTCGTTATGCGATTGACGCAAATAAAATGAGTAAAGAGCTTAACTGGCAACCACAAGAGACTTTTGAAACTGGTTTGCGTAAAACCATCGAGTGGTACTTAACTAACCAAACTTGGTGTCAACATGTACAAAATGGCACTTACAAACGCGATCGGTTAGGCATTTAA
- a CDS encoding Wzz/FepE/Etk N-terminal domain-containing protein, whose protein sequence is MNNQNKQLNPDAQFQPYAPQPMGSVENEEIDLRELFAVIWQGKWLIIAITAVFAVGAVIFAINQPNIYKSEALLAPADSEQGGGGLAALAGQFGGLASMAGINLGGGGGVDKTQMAIEVMKSRQFTSDFIQQHNILPDLMAAKKWNMADNKISYDDELYNQANKQWLRIVDAPFKPEPSMQEAYKVFTKIIAVNAAKETGMVTVSVEHLSPSVAQQWVIWLVQDINKVMKDRDVAEATRSTAFLKTQIEQTNVADIRSILYKLIEEQAKTIMFAEVRDEYVFKTIDPALIPEEKSKPKRALICVLGTMLGGMLGVMWVLIRYFVRKED, encoded by the coding sequence ATGAATAACCAAAATAAACAATTAAACCCAGATGCACAATTTCAACCCTATGCCCCCCAACCAATGGGAAGCGTTGAAAACGAGGAAATCGACCTTCGTGAGCTATTTGCTGTTATCTGGCAAGGTAAGTGGTTAATTATTGCCATCACTGCAGTGTTTGCAGTTGGTGCCGTTATTTTTGCTATCAACCAGCCTAATATCTATAAGTCAGAAGCGCTGTTAGCTCCTGCAGACTCAGAGCAAGGTGGTGGCGGTTTAGCTGCACTTGCAGGACAGTTTGGTGGCCTTGCAAGTATGGCTGGCATCAATTTAGGCGGTGGAGGTGGTGTTGATAAAACCCAAATGGCAATCGAGGTGATGAAGTCTCGTCAATTTACCAGTGACTTTATTCAGCAGCATAATATTTTGCCTGACTTAATGGCGGCTAAAAAATGGAATATGGCTGATAACAAGATCAGTTATGATGATGAATTATATAATCAAGCAAACAAACAATGGCTTCGTATAGTCGATGCACCGTTTAAGCCTGAACCGTCAATGCAAGAAGCATATAAAGTATTCACTAAAATAATCGCCGTTAACGCTGCAAAAGAAACGGGTATGGTCACAGTTTCTGTTGAACACCTTTCACCTTCAGTTGCTCAGCAATGGGTGATTTGGTTAGTGCAAGACATCAATAAAGTCATGAAGGACCGTGATGTTGCAGAAGCTACTCGCAGTACAGCATTTTTGAAAACTCAAATTGAACAAACTAATGTTGCCGACATTCGTTCAATTTTATATAAGTTGATAGAAGAGCAAGCTAAAACAATTATGTTTGCAGAAGTTCGCGATGAATACGTATTTAAAACCATCGACCCAGCATTAATACCAGAAGAAAAATCAAAGCCTAAACGAGCGTTAATCTGTGTGTTAGGCACAATGCTGGGTGGTATGTTAGGTGTCATGTGGGTATTAATTAGATATTTTGTTAGAAAAGAAGATTAA
- a CDS encoding SLBB domain-containing protein: MLHKTKNVLIAGLSAVIILSTQVQAVTPSPQMIEQFKQLPKSEQERIAKQYGIDPSMLSGSTSGQAQISNPQIVTPRDVNSKSEPNHDPVVDQSEDEQTNQATKTIAKTEATDDQKQSELKRFGYDLFAGSPTTFAPVSDVPVPNEYMVGPGDNINVQLYGKENNNYQLIVGRDGAVQFPDLGPISLVGLSFSEARVLLQDKIAQSMIGINSSITMGELRSIRIFVAGDAYQPGSYTVSSLSTITQALFVSGGINEIGSLRNIQLKRAGKAVGTLDLYDLLMRGDSSGDKRLQSGDVVFIPTAGASVSVMGEVRRPAIYELKNSETMADVLKMASGLNPGAYPKASVIERYSDKAVKTVVNVDLTASSGLSTFAKNGDVLNVKSASTRVENAITIAGAVIRPGKYQWTNQIKVADLLPSIWGNLTITADLDYSLLIREVNQRGDIEIQRLALGKAITDPHSSYNLLLKPRDTIVVFDYEDREALLTPIISKLKNQSRFGDAVKLVNINGNVRFPGQYPLTMNANVKELLIAAGGLEEGSYTLSAELTRQNISETDGVSIEHKQLSLSEVMNNEATNIPLQSRDTLTVRTLPDWQDNRWITVKGEVKFPGTYSIQRGETLKDVISRAGGYTADASLKSAVFLRKSVKDKEQLELAKLSDELRREIAAKALTRDTPTVGYADAQLMLKELENIQVVGRLVVDLAALDLGIDEANLALEDEDALYVPHNSQTVSVMGQVQHPSTHRFKDGVTFDQYLTMAGGSRKRADDDRIYIIKADGSVALPNESHWFSSGGQMEPGDTIIVPLDTEYADSLTIWQQATTILYNSAIAVAAVATL, translated from the coding sequence GTGCTACATAAAACCAAAAACGTGTTAATAGCTGGCTTATCTGCCGTTATTATTTTAAGTACACAGGTACAAGCTGTAACCCCTTCGCCACAAATGATTGAACAATTTAAGCAGTTGCCAAAATCAGAACAAGAACGCATCGCCAAACAGTATGGTATCGATCCATCAATGCTTTCAGGTTCAACAAGTGGCCAAGCCCAAATTAGTAACCCACAAATTGTGACTCCTCGTGATGTAAATTCAAAATCTGAACCAAATCACGATCCAGTTGTTGATCAGTCAGAAGACGAACAAACTAACCAAGCAACTAAAACCATAGCAAAAACCGAAGCCACAGATGACCAAAAACAATCTGAATTAAAACGTTTCGGTTACGACTTGTTTGCTGGCTCCCCGACGACGTTTGCACCAGTAAGCGACGTACCGGTTCCTAATGAATACATGGTAGGCCCTGGCGACAATATTAATGTTCAGTTATACGGTAAAGAAAATAATAATTATCAATTGATAGTAGGTCGTGATGGTGCTGTACAGTTTCCTGACTTAGGGCCAATATCATTAGTAGGATTGTCATTTTCAGAAGCAAGAGTACTACTGCAAGACAAAATCGCCCAAAGCATGATAGGTATAAATTCAAGTATCACTATGGGTGAGCTTCGCTCAATTCGTATTTTTGTTGCTGGTGATGCATATCAACCTGGCTCATATACTGTTTCAAGTTTATCGACTATTACCCAAGCCTTATTTGTATCTGGTGGTATAAACGAAATCGGCTCATTACGTAATATCCAATTAAAACGTGCGGGTAAAGCTGTGGGTACCTTAGATTTATACGACCTGCTTATGCGTGGTGATTCATCAGGAGACAAGCGATTACAATCCGGTGATGTGGTATTCATACCAACGGCTGGTGCCAGTGTAAGCGTGATGGGCGAGGTTAGACGTCCCGCTATTTATGAGTTAAAAAATAGCGAAACCATGGCAGATGTACTGAAAATGGCCAGCGGCTTAAATCCTGGTGCTTACCCTAAAGCCAGTGTGATAGAACGTTATAGCGATAAGGCCGTTAAAACTGTTGTTAACGTAGACTTAACGGCATCAAGTGGACTCTCTACTTTTGCTAAAAATGGTGATGTATTAAATGTAAAATCTGCCTCAACAAGGGTAGAAAATGCCATCACAATAGCTGGCGCGGTTATTCGTCCCGGTAAATATCAATGGACAAATCAAATAAAAGTTGCTGATTTGCTACCATCAATTTGGGGTAATTTAACCATAACCGCAGACCTTGATTATTCTTTATTAATCCGTGAAGTAAATCAACGTGGTGATATTGAAATTCAACGTCTAGCCTTAGGCAAAGCGATAACAGATCCCCATTCATCATATAATTTATTATTAAAACCGCGTGATACTATTGTTGTATTCGATTACGAAGACCGCGAAGCACTTTTAACACCTATTATTAGCAAACTTAAAAATCAGAGTCGATTTGGCGATGCAGTCAAACTTGTCAACATTAACGGTAATGTTCGTTTTCCTGGGCAGTATCCCTTAACGATGAATGCCAATGTGAAAGAATTACTGATTGCAGCGGGTGGGTTAGAAGAAGGTTCATACACATTATCAGCTGAATTAACTCGTCAAAATATTTCAGAAACCGACGGTGTCAGTATTGAGCATAAGCAGCTCAGTCTTTCTGAAGTGATGAATAATGAAGCGACAAATATCCCATTGCAAAGTCGAGATACTTTGACTGTGAGAACGTTACCAGATTGGCAAGATAATCGTTGGATTACCGTTAAAGGCGAAGTTAAGTTCCCTGGAACCTACTCTATTCAACGAGGTGAAACACTTAAAGACGTTATTTCACGGGCTGGTGGATATACAGCAGATGCATCATTAAAGAGTGCGGTTTTTCTACGTAAATCAGTTAAAGATAAAGAACAGTTAGAGTTAGCGAAGCTATCGGATGAGCTTCGTCGCGAAATTGCAGCTAAAGCATTAACTAGAGATACACCTACTGTTGGTTATGCCGATGCCCAATTAATGCTGAAAGAACTTGAAAATATTCAAGTTGTGGGTCGCTTAGTTGTAGATTTAGCTGCATTAGACTTGGGTATTGATGAAGCTAACTTAGCTTTAGAAGATGAAGATGCATTATACGTTCCACATAACAGTCAAACAGTGTCAGTAATGGGCCAAGTTCAACACCCGAGTACACATCGCTTTAAAGACGGTGTTACTTTCGACCAATACTTAACCATGGCTGGTGGCTCACGTAAACGAGCTGATGATGACCGAATTTATATTATTAAAGCTGATGGTTCGGTCGCATTACCAAATGAATCACATTGGTTTAGCAGTGGCGGTCAGATGGAACCAGGCGATACCATCATTGTACCGCTAGATACTGAGTATGCTGATAGCTTAACCATTTGGCAGCAAGCAACGACAATCCTTTATAATAGCGCAATCGCAGTAGCTGCAGTCGCAACCTTGTAG
- the rfaH gene encoding transcription/translation regulatory transformer protein RfaH, with translation MKSWYLLYCKSREELRAQQNLALQQVDSYLPVITQQKTVRNKQQMVTSPLFPNYLFIYFDPQVTSVSKIHNTRGANRIIGCREDMTPIDDRIISALKRRVQGYVPEQVKPLGKGDKVKFVDGPFKDLEAIFDENNPDKRCHVLFNIMGQQKRILVELTNLQAVSKND, from the coding sequence ATGAAATCTTGGTATTTACTGTATTGCAAATCACGTGAAGAATTACGTGCACAGCAAAATTTGGCTTTACAACAAGTCGATAGTTATTTACCTGTGATCACCCAGCAAAAAACGGTACGTAACAAACAACAAATGGTTACGTCGCCTCTTTTCCCCAATTACCTGTTTATCTATTTTGATCCTCAAGTCACTAGCGTGAGCAAAATCCACAATACCCGTGGTGCAAATCGTATCATTGGCTGTCGAGAAGACATGACTCCCATTGACGACAGAATTATTTCAGCGCTTAAAAGACGCGTTCAAGGTTATGTACCAGAACAGGTAAAACCTTTAGGTAAAGGCGATAAAGTTAAATTTGTCGATGGACCATTTAAAGATCTTGAAGCTATTTTTGATGAAAATAATCCAGATAAGCGTTGCCATGTATTATTTAACATAATGGGGCAGCAGAAAAGAATTCTGGTTGAACTCACTAATTTGCAAGCTGTATCAAAAAATGATTAG
- a CDS encoding DUF4136 domain-containing protein, whose product MKNLFIVAAVLALSACSTLKSTSDFDPSVSFEQYKTYSWVDKKNEDAGYHLDGQMDQRVRAAVETQLSQKGISKTDKQNADLLVNYITKVDKKINVDTFNSNFGYNPYYGPRWGLGSSFHSETTVREYDVGTLMVDLVDNKTGKLIWRGTVADTVREQSTPQERINTINQAIGAVMMNYPPKPAK is encoded by the coding sequence ATGAAAAACCTGTTTATCGTTGCTGCAGTATTAGCATTGAGCGCATGTAGTACTTTAAAATCAACCTCAGACTTCGATCCGTCGGTATCATTTGAGCAATATAAAACCTACTCATGGGTAGATAAAAAAAATGAAGATGCCGGTTATCATTTAGACGGACAGATGGATCAACGTGTCCGTGCAGCAGTAGAAACTCAACTGAGTCAAAAAGGTATTAGTAAAACAGACAAGCAAAATGCAGATTTACTAGTTAACTACATTACTAAAGTTGATAAGAAGATCAATGTCGATACTTTTAATAGTAACTTCGGCTATAACCCATATTACGGACCCCGCTGGGGGTTAGGTAGCAGTTTTCATAGTGAAACTACCGTTCGCGAATATGATGTAGGCACACTAATGGTTGACCTGGTAGACAACAAAACCGGCAAATTAATTTGGCGTGGTACTGTTGCCGACACAGTACGTGAGCAAAGTACCCCACAAGAACGAATTAACACTATAAATCAAGCGATTGGTGCAGTGATGATGAATTACCCACCCAAGCCAGCTAAGTAA
- a CDS encoding sugar phosphorylase, whose translation MSTIDGLQQKLQQQLSCIYNDIDINISPLELATQLIDIMRITEYCQVPEPFANHWSEKDIIMITYGDSVMQQGERPLTTLAQFIDSYLSCINAVHILPFFPYSSDDGFSVIDYSSVNEGLGSWADISAIASKRRLMSDLVINHCSSRSLWFENFCKGEGIGHDYFFTADPRDDLSTVVRPRTSALLRPTETPSGTQHVWCTFSHDQVDFDFRNPQVLVEFVRIIRLYLDAGVSIFRLDAVAFLWKIVGNKSINLPQTHGVVRLLRTLIEYAQQDAIIITETNIPNTQNLTYFGNANEAHCIYNFSLPPLLINSLITGNCLYLKRWLMSMPPAQDGTTYFNFIASHDGIGLRPAEGLLDDDEIDTLVDTMKQFGGKISSRTTEDGQQKPYEMNIALFDALQGTTKGKDSWGMQRFVCAHSIMLALEGIPGIYIHSLLGTRNDDEKLANTSHNRAINRHRWDLAQLTEQLNDVNSDHNQVLTALTNLINIRTQQSAFHPNATQFTLHLGLQLFGFWRQSRNRKQSIFCISNVSDQVTDLPINELNLVISEYWIDLLTGIQIEDITKTIQLQPYQTVWISNKG comes from the coding sequence ATGTCAACAATAGATGGATTACAGCAAAAGCTGCAGCAACAACTTAGCTGCATTTATAATGATATCGACATAAACATAAGTCCGTTAGAGCTGGCAACTCAGCTAATCGATATCATGCGCATCACTGAGTATTGCCAAGTACCTGAGCCATTTGCAAATCATTGGTCTGAAAAAGACATCATAATGATCACGTATGGTGACAGTGTGATGCAACAAGGTGAGCGACCATTAACAACCCTGGCGCAATTTATCGACAGTTACTTAAGTTGTATCAATGCTGTGCATATTTTACCGTTTTTTCCTTACAGTTCAGACGATGGATTTTCGGTAATTGACTACTCAAGCGTTAACGAAGGCCTTGGCTCGTGGGCAGACATTAGTGCCATTGCCAGCAAACGACGATTAATGTCAGACTTAGTCATTAATCATTGTTCAAGCCGCAGTTTATGGTTTGAAAATTTTTGTAAAGGCGAGGGTATTGGTCATGATTACTTCTTTACCGCAGATCCTCGTGATGACCTAAGTACGGTTGTAAGGCCAAGAACCTCAGCATTATTAAGACCAACTGAAACACCTAGTGGTACTCAACATGTGTGGTGTACCTTTAGTCATGATCAAGTTGATTTTGATTTTCGTAATCCTCAAGTCTTAGTCGAATTTGTGCGAATTATTCGACTGTACCTCGATGCAGGTGTGAGTATTTTTCGCCTCGATGCAGTAGCGTTTTTATGGAAAATAGTCGGCAATAAATCAATTAACTTACCGCAAACTCATGGGGTAGTACGTTTATTACGGACATTAATTGAGTATGCCCAACAAGATGCCATTATTATTACCGAAACCAATATTCCCAACACTCAAAACCTAACTTACTTTGGAAATGCTAACGAAGCACATTGCATCTATAACTTTTCGCTGCCACCGCTGTTGATCAACAGCCTTATCACGGGCAATTGTTTGTATTTAAAACGTTGGCTTATGAGCATGCCACCGGCACAAGACGGTACAACCTACTTTAATTTTATTGCTTCGCACGATGGTATTGGTCTGCGCCCAGCGGAGGGCTTACTAGACGATGATGAGATTGATACGCTAGTCGACACCATGAAACAGTTTGGTGGCAAAATTTCGTCTAGAACAACAGAAGATGGCCAACAAAAACCTTACGAAATGAACATCGCCTTATTTGATGCACTTCAAGGTACCACTAAAGGCAAAGACTCATGGGGCATGCAACGTTTTGTATGTGCGCATAGCATTATGTTAGCGCTAGAGGGGATTCCTGGTATTTATATTCACAGTCTACTGGGCACTCGTAACGACGATGAAAAGCTGGCAAACACATCACACAATCGAGCGATTAACCGTCATCGTTGGGATTTAGCACAATTAACCGAGCAACTTAATGATGTTAACAGTGACCATAACCAGGTATTAACTGCGCTAACTAATTTAATTAATATTCGAACTCAACAAAGTGCTTTTCATCCCAATGCGACTCAATTTACCTTGCACCTGGGATTACAACTATTTGGTTTTTGGCGTCAAAGTCGTAACCGCAAACAAAGTATCTTCTGCATCAGTAACGTGTCTGATCAAGTCACCGACTTGCCCATTAATGAGCTCAATCTAGTGATTTCAGAATACTGGATTGATTTACTCACCGGGATCCAAATCGAAGACATCACCAAAACAATACAACTGCAACCATATCAAACCGTATGGATCAGTAATAAAGGCTAA
- a CDS encoding glycosyl transferase: protein MADFYQNGIVTTMHNLTRRSHEELEQDLIKFSKTRPLGLILPSLYSELEGDALKGIVSKLKQVPYLDEIVIGLDRADLKQYQHALSFFGELPQHHRILWNDGPRLQALDAKLQALGLAPKELGKGRNVWYCMGYILASGKTESVALHDCDIVTYEKSLLARLLYPVANPQFNYEFSKGYYARISNGKINGRVSRLLVTPLIKALKKVVGYNEYLEYMDSFRYPLAGEFSFRRDVLNDLRIPSDWGLEIGVLSEMQRNYAHNRICQVDIADNYDHKHQDLSLDNEDAGLSKMSIDITKAFFRKLATQGHTFSTESFRTLKATYYRVALDYVETYHNDALMNGLTTDIHLEEKAVEMFAQNIVTAGQRFLDNPMETPFMPTWSRVVSAMPDVLEQLKAAVEADNAEFS, encoded by the coding sequence ATGGCCGACTTTTATCAAAATGGCATTGTAACCACAATGCATAATTTAACACGACGCAGCCATGAAGAGCTTGAGCAAGATTTGATAAAATTTTCTAAAACTCGTCCATTAGGGTTAATTCTTCCGTCTCTGTATTCCGAGTTAGAAGGGGATGCTCTTAAAGGTATTGTGAGTAAATTGAAACAAGTGCCATATTTAGACGAAATTGTCATCGGACTAGACCGAGCCGATCTCAAGCAATACCAACATGCTTTAAGTTTCTTTGGTGAATTACCACAGCATCACCGCATTCTTTGGAACGATGGTCCTCGTCTACAAGCACTAGATGCCAAATTACAAGCATTAGGTTTAGCGCCCAAAGAATTGGGTAAAGGCCGTAATGTATGGTACTGCATGGGTTATATTCTGGCCTCTGGCAAAACAGAGTCGGTAGCGCTGCATGATTGCGACATTGTCACCTATGAGAAGTCATTACTGGCGCGTTTGCTTTATCCGGTGGCCAATCCGCAGTTTAATTACGAGTTTAGCAAAGGTTATTATGCCCGTATTTCTAATGGCAAAATAAATGGCCGCGTGTCACGGCTACTCGTAACACCATTGATTAAAGCGCTTAAAAAAGTGGTTGGTTACAACGAATATTTAGAATACATGGACAGTTTTCGCTATCCATTAGCGGGTGAGTTTTCATTTAGACGCGACGTACTCAACGATCTGCGTATCCCGAGTGACTGGGGCTTAGAGATTGGCGTGCTGTCAGAAATGCAGCGCAACTATGCCCATAATCGTATTTGTCAGGTTGATATTGCCGACAATTACGATCATAAACATCAAGATTTATCATTAGATAATGAAGATGCCGGCCTTTCTAAAATGTCGATAGACATTACCAAAGCCTTTTTCCGTAAACTCGCTACTCAAGGTCATACTTTTAGCACGGAATCGTTCCGAACTCTTAAGGCAACTTATTACCGTGTTGCCCTTGATTATGTCGAAACCTATCATAATGATGCGTTAATGAATGGCTTAACCACGGATATTCATTTAGAAGAAAAAGCAGTAGAAATGTTTGCTCAAAATATTGTCACAGCAGGGCAACGATTTTTAGATAACCCAATGGAAACCCCATTTATGCCAACATGGAGCCGAGTCGTCAGTGCCATGCCAGACGTACTTGAACAACTTAAAGCCGCAGTTGAAGCCGACAACGCTGAGTTTAGTTGA
- a CDS encoding HAD-IIB family hydrolase, giving the protein MTTKPLIFTDIDGTLLDHFDYSFSDAIEVIEALNERHIPIIANTSKTFAEMEKLQQTFGFNSPFISENGAVIYIPIGYFSQQPQDTLTQGYYWVKEFCQPRQYWLELLHQHAQAFNDNFIGFSSLSVEELCEVTDLSPDNATLALVRHYGEPLLWQGDDVSKQAFIELMASVGAHTLQGGRFLHVGGDTDKGKAMQWLAAVYAEQYGTLVSTIALGDSGNDNAMLEAADIAIQIKSPVHPFPLLTTKNPSIKSSEYGPKGWAECIKQTLLSSSETSSVLAELAVSQPSFGGA; this is encoded by the coding sequence ATGACAACTAAACCACTTATCTTTACTGACATCGATGGCACTTTACTTGATCATTTTGATTATAGTTTTAGTGATGCAATCGAGGTGATTGAAGCACTAAATGAACGGCATATTCCAATTATTGCAAATACCAGTAAAACCTTTGCCGAAATGGAAAAGCTACAACAAACCTTCGGTTTTAACTCACCGTTTATATCAGAAAATGGCGCGGTAATTTATATCCCCATTGGTTACTTTAGCCAACAGCCACAAGACACGCTAACCCAGGGATACTATTGGGTAAAAGAGTTTTGTCAGCCTAGGCAATATTGGCTTGAATTGTTACACCAGCATGCGCAGGCATTTAACGATAACTTTATTGGTTTTTCATCGTTATCGGTGGAAGAGTTATGTGAAGTCACCGATTTGTCGCCAGATAATGCCACGTTAGCACTAGTGAGACACTATGGCGAACCGCTACTTTGGCAAGGTGATGACGTTAGTAAGCAAGCCTTTATTGAATTGATGGCCAGTGTTGGTGCGCATACATTGCAAGGAGGGCGCTTTTTACACGTGGGCGGTGATACCGATAAAGGTAAAGCAATGCAATGGTTAGCAGCTGTTTATGCTGAGCAGTACGGCACTCTAGTGTCCACTATTGCTCTTGGTGACAGTGGTAATGACAATGCCATGCTTGAAGCTGCTGATATAGCCATACAAATCAAGTCACCGGTGCACCCATTTCCTTTATTAACGACTAAAAATCCAAGTATTAAAAGCTCTGAATACGGCCCTAAAGGTTGGGCTGAATGCATAAAGCAAACGCTATTGTCTTCATCGGAAACATCATCAGTATTGGCTGAATTAGCGGTAAGCCAACCATCATTTGGAGGGGCATAA